The Gammaproteobacteria bacterium genome includes a window with the following:
- a CDS encoding transglycosylase SLT domain-containing protein, whose protein sequence is MPNGYRAIAAEYEIPYSVLYAIALAESGMGSNDNSIRRPWPWTLNVAGRGHYYSSRKSAWHALNYFLARGEQSIDIGLMQVSWKYHKDKLGNTWQALDPYHNLRIAAVILQDCFKQRRDWWASVGCYHSPKSSVRAQRYRLRVVGHWQRLEVNG, encoded by the coding sequence GTGCCAAACGGTTACCGCGCAATCGCGGCCGAATACGAAATTCCCTATTCGGTTCTGTACGCCATCGCCCTGGCGGAAAGTGGCATGGGTTCGAACGACAATAGCATTCGTCGTCCATGGCCATGGACGCTCAATGTCGCCGGACGCGGACATTATTATTCTTCGCGCAAAAGTGCGTGGCATGCTCTCAATTATTTTCTCGCCCGCGGTGAGCAATCCATTGATATTGGCCTGATGCAGGTCAGCTGGAAGTATCACAAAGACAAGTTGGGCAACACCTGGCAGGCGCTGGATCCGTATCACAACTTGCGGATCGCGGCAGTGATCTTACAGGACTGTTTCAAGCAGCGGCGCGATTGGTGGGCCAGCGTTGGTTGCTATCACTCCCCTAAGAGTTCGGTGCGTGCGCAACGCTACCGACTACGGGTCGTCGGTCATTGGCAGCGGCTGGAAGTAAACGGGTAA
- a CDS encoding integrating conjugative element protein: MAMIPLGAWAGVTVIYDSGQTRSLAPYLEILESSERATNSQPIRSPKLGAADIQALLPIRSPGLSPGTVQSRAHNRPFARPFFLIGSDPRSRQWLVNHRERLKAIGAVGMLVQAETREDLQTTANLSGGLPIMPASAADIAAALNISHYPVLVSSQGIEQ; the protein is encoded by the coding sequence ATGGCCATGATCCCGTTGGGTGCATGGGCAGGGGTGACCGTGATCTATGACAGTGGCCAAACCCGATCGCTGGCACCGTATCTTGAGATACTTGAGTCCAGCGAGCGAGCAACCAATAGCCAGCCAATCCGCAGCCCCAAGCTCGGTGCCGCAGACATTCAAGCACTGTTGCCGATTCGCTCGCCTGGACTGAGTCCGGGGACGGTGCAATCGCGGGCGCATAATCGACCGTTTGCCCGTCCGTTCTTTCTCATCGGTTCCGATCCCCGGTCCAGGCAATGGCTCGTCAACCACCGGGAACGCCTCAAGGCGATCGGCGCCGTAGGCATGTTGGTCCAGGCAGAGACGCGGGAGGATTTGCAGACCACTGCCAATTTGTCAGGTGGGCTACCCATCATGCCGGCATCCGCGGCTGATATCGCGGCCGCCCTGAACATCTCGCACTATCCGGTATTGGTGTCATCACAAGGCATCGAGCAGTGA